In a single window of the Labrus mixtus chromosome 20, fLabMix1.1, whole genome shotgun sequence genome:
- the gsg1l gene encoding germ cell-specific gene 1-like protein — MNFLAVCGDAVETMKTTRKCRALLSVGLNLVALFFSTTAFITTYWCEGTQRVPKPNCSKQRRHNCIDYGVNETDPSKVHYSWETGDDRFLFRRFHTGIWYSCEENIHEAGEKCRSFIDLAPASERGVLWLSVVSEVLYILLLVVGFSLMCLELFHSSNVIDGLKLNAFAAVFTVLSGLLGMVAHMMYTQVFQITVSLGPEDWRPHSWDYGWSFCMAWGSFTCCMAASVTTLNSYTKTVIEFRHKRKLFEQGLREEQNYLDQEAFHYFRDRSLQSISSTVEVYPGHGGTRGGLVVGGPGPGPGTGPGPGPGRGKRATSASIDLGENTDSLGEEQC; from the exons ATGAACTTTCTCGCCGTTTGCGGGGACGCGGTCGAGACCATGAAGACGACGCGGAAATGTCGCGCGCTGCTGTCGGTGGGTCTGAACCTCGTGGCCCTGTTCTTCTCCACCACCGCCTTCATCACCACGTACTGGTGCGAGGGCACCCAGCGGGTCCCCAAGCCCAACTGCAGCAAGCAGCGGCGGCACAACTGCATCGACTACGGCGTGAACGAGACGGACCCGAGCAAGGTGCACTACAGCTGGGAGACCGGGGACGACCGCTTCCTCTTCCGCCGCTTCCACACTGGCATCTGGTACTCCTGCGAGGAGAACATCCACGAGGCAG GTGAGAAGTGTCGGAGCTTCATTGATCTCGCCCCGGCGTCGGAGAGAG GTGTGTTGTGGTTGTCAGTGGTGTCCGAAGTGCTCTACATTCTGCTGCTGGTGGTCGGCTTCAGCCTGATGTGTCTCGAGCTTTTCCACTCCAGCAACGTCATCGACGGACTCAAACTAAACGCCTTCGCCGCCGTCTTCACCGTCCTATCTG gtctacTAGGTATGGTGGCCCACATGATGTACACACAGGTGTTCCAGATTACAGTCAGTCTGGGGCCCGAAGACTGGAGACCCCACAGCTGGGACTACGGCTGGTCCTTCTG CATGGCTTGGGGTTCCTTCACCTGCTGCATGGCCGCCTCCGTCACCACCCTCAACTCCTACACCAAGACGGTGATCGAGTTCCGACACAAGCGGAAGCTGTTTGAGCAGGGCCTGCGCGAGGAGCAGAACTACCTGGACCAGGAGGCCTTCCACTACTTTCGGGACCGCTCCCTCCAGTCCATCTCCAGCACCGTGGAGGTCTACCCAGGCCACGGGGGAACCAGAGGCGGGCTGGTCGTCGGGGGCCCGGGTCCGGGTCCGGGAACAGGTCCCGGACCGGGGCCCGGGAGGGGAAAGAGAGCCACGTCAGCCTCCATAGACCTGGGGGAGAACACAGACTCGCTGGGGGAGGAGCAGTGTTGA